From a single Ailuropoda melanoleuca isolate Jingjing chromosome 12, ASM200744v2, whole genome shotgun sequence genomic region:
- the LOC105235236 gene encoding myeloid cell surface antigen CD33-like isoform X2 yields MNFTAAVPLPRTTRTGVPPQLPVGPPSLPPTAFLFSFTRRRPTHPPSQRWLPPLLLLPLLWAGSLAQESEFRLQVQETVTVQEGLCVRVPCRFSHPHRGYTDDDPAYGYWFREGSDYSQRVLVATNNPDQKVQEETQGRFHLLGDPRDYNCSLDVRDAQRRDSGTYFFRVERGSYVRYTYRQNQLSVRVTALTHTPDILIPETLECGRLGSLTCSVPWACEWGTPPIFSWTSAALTTLGPRTHLSSVLTLTPRPQDHGTDLICQVTFPAAGVTVERTIQLNVTCATRNPTTGVCLGHTTGKSRPVAQLVLVAAGDAAVKTLVLLLCVIILISS; encoded by the exons ATGAACTTCACAGCTGCAGTTCCTCTTCCAAGAACCACAAGGACTGGTGTTCCTCCCCAGCTTCCCGTGGgtccccccagcctccctcccactgccttcctcttctccttcaccCGCAGGAGGCCCACACACCCTCCATCTCAAAGATGGCTCCCACCgctgctgcttctgcccctgcTGTGGGCAG GGTCCCTGGCTCAGGAGTCAGAATTCCGGCTGCAAGTGCAGGAGACCGTGACAGTGCAGGAgggcctgtgtgtgcgtgtgccctGCAGATTCTCCCACCCCCATCGTGGATACACCGACGATGACCCAGCTTATGGCTACTGGTTCCGGGAAGGGAGCGATTACAGCCAGCGTGTTCTAGTGGCCACAAACAACCCAGATCAAAAAGTGCAGGAGGAGACCCAGGGCCGATTCCATCTCCTCGGGGACCCCCGGGACTACAACTGCTCCCTGGACGTCAGAGACGCACAGAGAAGGGACTCGGGGACATACTTCTTTAGGGTGGAGAGAGGGTCTTATGTGAGATATACTTACCGACAGAACCAGCTCTCCGTGCGTGTGACAG CCCTGACCCACACACCTGACATCCTCATCCCGGAGACTCTGGAGTGTGGCCGCCTCGGGAGCCtgacctgctctgtgccctgggccTGTGAGTGGGGCACGCCCCCCATCTTCTCCTGGACGTCAGCTGCCCTCACCACCCTGGGCCCCAGAACCCACCTCTCCTCGGTGCTCACCCTCACCCCACGGCCCCAGGACCATGGCACCGACCTCATCTGTCAGGTGACCTTCCCTGCAGCTGGTGTGACGGTGGAGAGGACCATCCAGCTCAATGTCACCT GTGCCACACGGAACCCAACAACTGGTGTCTGCCTGGGACACACCACAG GAAAATCACGGCCTGTGGCACAACTGGTTCTGGTGGCCGCTGGGGACGCGGCGGTCAAGACCCTGGTCCTTCTTCTCTGCGTTATCATCCTCAT CTCATCCTGA
- the LOC105235236 gene encoding myeloid cell surface antigen CD33-like isoform X1 — protein sequence MNFTAAVPLPRTTRTGVPPQLPVGPPSLPPTAFLFSFTRRRPTHPPSQRWLPPLLLLPLLWAGSLAQESEFRLQVQETVTVQEGLCVRVPCRFSHPHRGYTDDDPAYGYWFREGSDYSQRVLVATNNPDQKVQEETQGRFHLLGDPRDYNCSLDVRDAQRRDSGTYFFRVERGSYVRYTYRQNQLSVRVTALTHTPDILIPETLECGRLGSLTCSVPWACEWGTPPIFSWTSAALTTLGPRTHLSSVLTLTPRPQDHGTDLICQVTFPAAGVTVERTIQLNVTCATRNPTTGVCLGHTTGKSRPVAQLVLVAAGDAAVKTLVLLLCVIILIVRFLRKETGRPTGGLEEANTVPS from the exons ATGAACTTCACAGCTGCAGTTCCTCTTCCAAGAACCACAAGGACTGGTGTTCCTCCCCAGCTTCCCGTGGgtccccccagcctccctcccactgccttcctcttctccttcaccCGCAGGAGGCCCACACACCCTCCATCTCAAAGATGGCTCCCACCgctgctgcttctgcccctgcTGTGGGCAG GGTCCCTGGCTCAGGAGTCAGAATTCCGGCTGCAAGTGCAGGAGACCGTGACAGTGCAGGAgggcctgtgtgtgcgtgtgccctGCAGATTCTCCCACCCCCATCGTGGATACACCGACGATGACCCAGCTTATGGCTACTGGTTCCGGGAAGGGAGCGATTACAGCCAGCGTGTTCTAGTGGCCACAAACAACCCAGATCAAAAAGTGCAGGAGGAGACCCAGGGCCGATTCCATCTCCTCGGGGACCCCCGGGACTACAACTGCTCCCTGGACGTCAGAGACGCACAGAGAAGGGACTCGGGGACATACTTCTTTAGGGTGGAGAGAGGGTCTTATGTGAGATATACTTACCGACAGAACCAGCTCTCCGTGCGTGTGACAG CCCTGACCCACACACCTGACATCCTCATCCCGGAGACTCTGGAGTGTGGCCGCCTCGGGAGCCtgacctgctctgtgccctgggccTGTGAGTGGGGCACGCCCCCCATCTTCTCCTGGACGTCAGCTGCCCTCACCACCCTGGGCCCCAGAACCCACCTCTCCTCGGTGCTCACCCTCACCCCACGGCCCCAGGACCATGGCACCGACCTCATCTGTCAGGTGACCTTCCCTGCAGCTGGTGTGACGGTGGAGAGGACCATCCAGCTCAATGTCACCT GTGCCACACGGAACCCAACAACTGGTGTCTGCCTGGGACACACCACAG GAAAATCACGGCCTGTGGCACAACTGGTTCTGGTGGCCGCTGGGGACGCGGCGGTCAAGACCCTGGTCCTTCTTCTCTGCGTTATCATCCTCAT AGTGAGGTTCCTCAGGAAGGAGACAGGCAGGCCCACAGGGGGCCTGGAGGAGGCAAACACCGTCCCCAGTTAA
- the CEACAM18 gene encoding carcinoembryonic antigen-related cell adhesion molecule 18, translating to MDLSRCRCRLWRELVLLASLLARGILQASGQIYISPDSLTGLKGFRTILILENATEDAREYSWHRGTNGTADNFIVSYKPPSHSWQTGPMYSGRENVTKMGDLTIRRSELNDTGNYTMRVDTGNGTQTATGWLEVQDVEGKPDIWANASSLVEDMDSVAAICYTNATNVKWYVDYVQVSSNDRMTISPDLKTLVIHRVSRYDRTLHCAIESIPEILQRSEIISLTVNYGPDSVWLSTSPDIFKGVLSAKIGSQVMMECSATSKPSPRYQWIHNGSLLSFSEASVTLPSLTLEQTGRYRCVVGNPVTQLTMYREFQIQQQPQHIPVVNKGFYISGAKVVWLIVFTVLGGVYVCGILIYALVSHFSTRCLLPRVEGGVLAGDWVSRALPQEGKAKPGGEGTS from the exons ATGGACCTTTCCAGATGCAGGTGCAGACTCTGGAGGGAGCTGGTTCTCCTGG CCAGTCTCCTGGCCCGTGGGATCCTCCAAGCCTCTGGCCAAATCTACATCAGCCCAGACTCGCTCACAGGGCTCAAGGGATTTCGGACCATCCTGATCCTTGAAAATGCCACCGAAGATGCTCGGGAATATAGCTGGCACCGCGGTACCAATGGCACTGCGGATAATTTTATTGTCAGCTACAAACCCCCCTCCCATTCCTGGCAGACTGGGCCCATGTACAGCGGCCGGGAGAACGTGACCAAGATGGGTGACCTGACCATCAGGAGATCTGAACTAAATGACACAGGGAACTACACCATGAGAGTGGACACTGGCAATGGGACCCAGACTGCAACTGGCTGGCTGGAAGTTCAAG ATGTGGAAGGCAAGCCAGACATCTGGGCCAACGCCAGCTCTCTGGTAGAGGACATGGATTCTGTGGCCGCCATTTGTTATACTAATGCCACCAACGTCAAGTGGTATGTGGATTACGTACAGGTATCCAGCAACGACCGGATGACAATCTCCCCAGACCTCAAGACCCTCGTCATCCACCGGGTCAGCCGCTATGACAGAACACTTCACTGTGCGATAGAAAGCATCCCAGAGATTCTTCAGAGAAGTGAAATTATCTCTCTGACTGTGAACT ACGGACCAGACAGCGTGTGGCTGAGTACCAGTCCTGACATCTTCAAAGGCGTCCTGTCCGCTAAGATCGGCTCCCAGGTGATGATGGAGTGTAGCGCCACTTCCAAACCCAGTCCCAGGTACCAGTGGATCCACAATGGCTCCCTTCTGAGCTTCTCAGAGGCAAGCGTCACCCTCCCAAGTCTGACCCTGGAGCAGACGGGCAGATACAGATGCGTCGTGGGGAACCCCGTGACCCAGCTGACCATGTACAGAGAATTCCAGATCCAGCAGCAGCCCC AGCACATTCCTGTTGTGAACAAAGGTTTCTACATCTCAGGAGCCAAAGTGGTGTGGCTGATCGTGTTCACCGTCCTGGGCGGTGTCTATGTCTGCGGAATCCTGATCTACGCCCTGGTCAGCCATTTCTCCACCAGGTGCCTGTTGCCCCGGGTCGAGGGTGGGGTGCTGGCTGGGGACTGGGTCTCAAGAGCACTCCCTCAAGAGGGGAAGGCAaagccaggaggggaggggacgaGCTAG